In Portunus trituberculatus isolate SZX2019 chromosome 44, ASM1759143v1, whole genome shotgun sequence, a single window of DNA contains:
- the LOC123518672 gene encoding serine/threonine-protein kinase unc-51-like isoform X2 yields MEVVGEYEYSTKDLIGHGAFAVVFKGRHRQELTELHHENVVALLDCKETANHVYLVMEYCNGGDLADYLQAKGTLSEDTIRFFLRQMAESMRALYGKGIVHRDLKPQNILLAHAGKPNPPPHLITLKIADFGFARFLQDGVMAATLCGSPMYMAPEVIMSIQYDAKADLWSLGTIVFQCLVGKAPFHAQTPQALKQFYEKNANLAPRIPSGTSSELVDLLNGLLKRNAKDRMDFETFFNHPFIRMGDPARQKPVAPTPPVVQASSPPATAPKTVGRGGAFAHPAEPSPSPPTANLPPSPEDLRMSVEQRSGGGPDLPAATVPRPTPVPRASSAQQQEEAEDFVMVPAQLPNEPEASRIPQGWSGRVMTKPSGGMMYQKNPPQYSPLTPQLASSPRPSHLPVQGGSSGSTHSSSSSESCRSAEPVPVPSQRATFHQMTSSGSSDQIHQPESPRHPQGASPSRPSPPPRSQPINMRRVSDNKAPDLSSISPPAVQFTIGEPPVGGRRRSTSGSSYSTTPPTTVTGNTPCGRLTPTNSPLRQSGRRTPPFMPPQLFSAPPMLPPILGSPTKLGLGGQDNPAGDICGNTTNLPLAHRAITLPEMTSVSRDLTMGGAQDMSVESSTLHRSRTESHLLEWQHAQHATSPPHGGRQLMQFGQSAPHSFLFQGGCHTEGHDTVAFYAPPLHQETLMEREHNETLAKLNFVLALVDCILELARSRSAPITALTHNTTMRESVSAGSPKESESSPMATPPPEWQRRAEQLVLYMRALQLLNSALTLAKHEKSTSRLQPSNAVKNVVGVLNERFRQALSVCKELSSSGTVAAVESRTSTITADKLIYNYAIEMCQSAALDELFGKPEECFRRYQTAQILLHALAQQVAHDSDRSLLTRYKQAVERRLFLLHEQGIVHAYNTNEA; encoded by the exons TACTGCAATGGCGGGGATCTTGCCGACTACCTCCAGG cTAAGGGAACCCTCAGTGAGGACACCATCAGGTTCTTCCTTCGACAAATGG CTGAGTCCATGAGAGCACTTTATGGGAAGGGCATAGTGCACCGAGACCTCAAGCCTCAAAACATCCTCCTTGCCCACGCCGGGAAGCCcaatcctcctccacacctcaTCACTCTCAAGATCG cggaCTTTGGGTTCGCTAGATTCCTTCAAGATGGAGTGATGGCAGCTACGTTATGCGGCTCTCCGATGTATATGGCGCCTGAAGTGATCATGTCTATTCAGTACGACGCCAAGGCTGACTTGTGGTCGTTAGGCACCATAGTATTTCAGTGTCTCGTTGGCAAGGCGCCCTTCCACGCCCAAACGCCACAGGCACTCAAGCAGTTTTACGAGAAGAATGCCAACCTCGCTCCCAG GATACCCTCTGGAACATCCTCTGAGCTAGTGGATCTTCTCAATGGACTGCTGAAGAGAAATGCCAAGGATAGAATGGACTTTGAGACTTTTTTCAACCATCCATTCATCCGCATGGGTGATCCTGCACGCCAGAAACCTGTTGCCCCCACTCCACCAGTAGTTCAAGCCTCCTCCCCACCTGCCACTGCTCCCAAAACTGTGGGACGGGGTGGAGCCTTTGCCCACCCAGCTGAGCCTTCCCCTAGTCCTCCCACTG CtaaccttcctccttcacctgagGACCTGAGAATGAGTGTGGAGCagcgcagtggtggtggtccaGACCTTCCTGCAGCCACTGTCCCCCGGCCCACCCCTGTGCCCAGGGCTTCCAGTGCCCAGCAACAAGAGGAGGCTGAAGATTTTGTTATGGTGCCAGCACAGCTTCCTAATGAACCAGAAGCCTCCAGGATTCCTCAAGG ATGGAGTGGTCGTGTCATGACAAAGCCAAGCGGAGGAATGATGTACCAGAAGAATCCTCCTCAGTATAGCCCCCTCACACCTCAGTTGGCCTCCTCCCCTCGCCCATCACACTTACCTGTTCAag gtggcagcagtggcagtacacactccagtagtagcagtgagtcATGTCGGTCTGCAGAGCCAGTACCAGTGCCTTCCCAGCGCGCCACCTTCCACCAGATGACTTCTTCGGGATCTTCTGACCAAATCCATCAGCCAGAGTCCCCGAGACATCCACAGGGAGCCTCACCCAGTCGACCTTCCCCTCCACCACGCTCCCAACCCATCAACATGAGACGGGTGTCTGACAACAAAGCTCCAGATCTCTCATCCATATCCCCTCCTGCA GTCCAGTTCACCATTGGAGAGCCACCAGTGGGAGGCCGACGACGGTCCACTTCTGGGAGCTCCTACTCCACCACTCCTCCCACTACAGTAACTG GCAACACCCCATGCGGCCGTCTCACCCCCACCAACTCCCCCCTCCGTCAGTCTGGTCGCCGCACTCCCCCATTCATGCCTCCCCAGCTATTCTCTGCCCCTCCCATGCTCCCCCCTATCCTGGGCTCTCCTACTAAGCTAGGGTTGGGAGGTCAGGACAACCCTGCTGGAGACATCTGTGGTAATACCACCAACCTGCCTCTGGCCCACCGTGCCATCACCCTCCCTGAGATGACCTCCGTCTCCCGTGACCTCACTATGG GAGGTGCACAGGACATGAGTGTGGAAAGCAGCACCTTGCACCGATCCCGAACAGAGTCACATCTGCTGGAATGGCAGCATGCACAACATGCAACCAGTCCCCCTCATGGTGGCAGACAACTGATGCAGTTTGGCCAGTCTGCAccacattccttcctctttcaggGTGGCTGCCACACAGAAGGCCATGACACAGTTGCCTTCTATGCACCCCCCCTCCATCAGGAAACTTTAATGGAG AGAGAACACAACGAAACCTTGGCCAAGCTGAACTTTGTGCTAGCACTGGTGGACTGCATCTTGGAACTGGCCCGTTCTCGCTCAGCTCCAATCACAGCCCTAACTCATAACACTACCATGAGGGAATCAGTGTCTGCAG GTTCTCCCAAGGAGTCTGAGAGTTCTCCAATGGCAACTCCTCCACCTGAATGGCAGAGAAGAGCAGAGCAATTAGTGTTGTATATGAGGGCTCTTCAACTGCTCAATTCAGCCCTCACCCTTGCCAAGCATGAGAAATCAACGAGTAGACTTCAACCTTCCAATGCAGTAAAGAATG TGGTTGGTGTGCTGAATGAGCGGTTCCGGCAGGCATTGAGTGTATGTAAGGAGCTTAGTAGTTCTGGAACAGTTGCAGCAGTTGAATCAAGAACTTCCACTATCACAGCTGACAAATTGATATATAACTACGCAATTGAAATG TGCCAGAGTGCAGCTCTTGATGAGCTGTTTGGTAAGCCTGAGGAGTGCTTTAGAAGATACCAAACAGCCCAAATCCTCCTTCATGCCCTGGCCCAGCAGGTGGCCCACGACTCTGATAGATCCTTGTTGACACGTTACAAGCAGGCCGTAGAGAGgcgacttttcctcctccatgagCAGGGAATTGTTCATGCATACAACACCAACGAGGCGTAA
- the LOC123518672 gene encoding serine/threonine-protein kinase unc-51-like isoform X1 → MEVVGEYEYSTKDLIGHGAFAVVFKGRHRQKPGLTVAIKSITKKNIAKSQNLLSKEIKILKELTELHHENVVALLDCKETANHVYLVMEYCNGGDLADYLQAKGTLSEDTIRFFLRQMAESMRALYGKGIVHRDLKPQNILLAHAGKPNPPPHLITLKIADFGFARFLQDGVMAATLCGSPMYMAPEVIMSIQYDAKADLWSLGTIVFQCLVGKAPFHAQTPQALKQFYEKNANLAPRIPSGTSSELVDLLNGLLKRNAKDRMDFETFFNHPFIRMGDPARQKPVAPTPPVVQASSPPATAPKTVGRGGAFAHPAEPSPSPPTANLPPSPEDLRMSVEQRSGGGPDLPAATVPRPTPVPRASSAQQQEEAEDFVMVPAQLPNEPEASRIPQGWSGRVMTKPSGGMMYQKNPPQYSPLTPQLASSPRPSHLPVQGGSSGSTHSSSSSESCRSAEPVPVPSQRATFHQMTSSGSSDQIHQPESPRHPQGASPSRPSPPPRSQPINMRRVSDNKAPDLSSISPPAVQFTIGEPPVGGRRRSTSGSSYSTTPPTTVTGNTPCGRLTPTNSPLRQSGRRTPPFMPPQLFSAPPMLPPILGSPTKLGLGGQDNPAGDICGNTTNLPLAHRAITLPEMTSVSRDLTMGGAQDMSVESSTLHRSRTESHLLEWQHAQHATSPPHGGRQLMQFGQSAPHSFLFQGGCHTEGHDTVAFYAPPLHQETLMEREHNETLAKLNFVLALVDCILELARSRSAPITALTHNTTMRESVSAGSPKESESSPMATPPPEWQRRAEQLVLYMRALQLLNSALTLAKHEKSTSRLQPSNAVKNVVGVLNERFRQALSVCKELSSSGTVAAVESRTSTITADKLIYNYAIEMCQSAALDELFGKPEECFRRYQTAQILLHALAQQVAHDSDRSLLTRYKQAVERRLFLLHEQGIVHAYNTNEA, encoded by the exons TACTGCAATGGCGGGGATCTTGCCGACTACCTCCAGG cTAAGGGAACCCTCAGTGAGGACACCATCAGGTTCTTCCTTCGACAAATGG CTGAGTCCATGAGAGCACTTTATGGGAAGGGCATAGTGCACCGAGACCTCAAGCCTCAAAACATCCTCCTTGCCCACGCCGGGAAGCCcaatcctcctccacacctcaTCACTCTCAAGATCG cggaCTTTGGGTTCGCTAGATTCCTTCAAGATGGAGTGATGGCAGCTACGTTATGCGGCTCTCCGATGTATATGGCGCCTGAAGTGATCATGTCTATTCAGTACGACGCCAAGGCTGACTTGTGGTCGTTAGGCACCATAGTATTTCAGTGTCTCGTTGGCAAGGCGCCCTTCCACGCCCAAACGCCACAGGCACTCAAGCAGTTTTACGAGAAGAATGCCAACCTCGCTCCCAG GATACCCTCTGGAACATCCTCTGAGCTAGTGGATCTTCTCAATGGACTGCTGAAGAGAAATGCCAAGGATAGAATGGACTTTGAGACTTTTTTCAACCATCCATTCATCCGCATGGGTGATCCTGCACGCCAGAAACCTGTTGCCCCCACTCCACCAGTAGTTCAAGCCTCCTCCCCACCTGCCACTGCTCCCAAAACTGTGGGACGGGGTGGAGCCTTTGCCCACCCAGCTGAGCCTTCCCCTAGTCCTCCCACTG CtaaccttcctccttcacctgagGACCTGAGAATGAGTGTGGAGCagcgcagtggtggtggtccaGACCTTCCTGCAGCCACTGTCCCCCGGCCCACCCCTGTGCCCAGGGCTTCCAGTGCCCAGCAACAAGAGGAGGCTGAAGATTTTGTTATGGTGCCAGCACAGCTTCCTAATGAACCAGAAGCCTCCAGGATTCCTCAAGG ATGGAGTGGTCGTGTCATGACAAAGCCAAGCGGAGGAATGATGTACCAGAAGAATCCTCCTCAGTATAGCCCCCTCACACCTCAGTTGGCCTCCTCCCCTCGCCCATCACACTTACCTGTTCAag gtggcagcagtggcagtacacactccagtagtagcagtgagtcATGTCGGTCTGCAGAGCCAGTACCAGTGCCTTCCCAGCGCGCCACCTTCCACCAGATGACTTCTTCGGGATCTTCTGACCAAATCCATCAGCCAGAGTCCCCGAGACATCCACAGGGAGCCTCACCCAGTCGACCTTCCCCTCCACCACGCTCCCAACCCATCAACATGAGACGGGTGTCTGACAACAAAGCTCCAGATCTCTCATCCATATCCCCTCCTGCA GTCCAGTTCACCATTGGAGAGCCACCAGTGGGAGGCCGACGACGGTCCACTTCTGGGAGCTCCTACTCCACCACTCCTCCCACTACAGTAACTG GCAACACCCCATGCGGCCGTCTCACCCCCACCAACTCCCCCCTCCGTCAGTCTGGTCGCCGCACTCCCCCATTCATGCCTCCCCAGCTATTCTCTGCCCCTCCCATGCTCCCCCCTATCCTGGGCTCTCCTACTAAGCTAGGGTTGGGAGGTCAGGACAACCCTGCTGGAGACATCTGTGGTAATACCACCAACCTGCCTCTGGCCCACCGTGCCATCACCCTCCCTGAGATGACCTCCGTCTCCCGTGACCTCACTATGG GAGGTGCACAGGACATGAGTGTGGAAAGCAGCACCTTGCACCGATCCCGAACAGAGTCACATCTGCTGGAATGGCAGCATGCACAACATGCAACCAGTCCCCCTCATGGTGGCAGACAACTGATGCAGTTTGGCCAGTCTGCAccacattccttcctctttcaggGTGGCTGCCACACAGAAGGCCATGACACAGTTGCCTTCTATGCACCCCCCCTCCATCAGGAAACTTTAATGGAG AGAGAACACAACGAAACCTTGGCCAAGCTGAACTTTGTGCTAGCACTGGTGGACTGCATCTTGGAACTGGCCCGTTCTCGCTCAGCTCCAATCACAGCCCTAACTCATAACACTACCATGAGGGAATCAGTGTCTGCAG GTTCTCCCAAGGAGTCTGAGAGTTCTCCAATGGCAACTCCTCCACCTGAATGGCAGAGAAGAGCAGAGCAATTAGTGTTGTATATGAGGGCTCTTCAACTGCTCAATTCAGCCCTCACCCTTGCCAAGCATGAGAAATCAACGAGTAGACTTCAACCTTCCAATGCAGTAAAGAATG TGGTTGGTGTGCTGAATGAGCGGTTCCGGCAGGCATTGAGTGTATGTAAGGAGCTTAGTAGTTCTGGAACAGTTGCAGCAGTTGAATCAAGAACTTCCACTATCACAGCTGACAAATTGATATATAACTACGCAATTGAAATG TGCCAGAGTGCAGCTCTTGATGAGCTGTTTGGTAAGCCTGAGGAGTGCTTTAGAAGATACCAAACAGCCCAAATCCTCCTTCATGCCCTGGCCCAGCAGGTGGCCCACGACTCTGATAGATCCTTGTTGACACGTTACAAGCAGGCCGTAGAGAGgcgacttttcctcctccatgagCAGGGAATTGTTCATGCATACAACACCAACGAGGCGTAA
- the LOC123518672 gene encoding serine/threonine-protein kinase unc-51-like isoform X4, producing the protein MEYCNGGDLADYLQAKGTLSEDTIRFFLRQMAESMRALYGKGIVHRDLKPQNILLAHAGKPNPPPHLITLKIADFGFARFLQDGVMAATLCGSPMYMAPEVIMSIQYDAKADLWSLGTIVFQCLVGKAPFHAQTPQALKQFYEKNANLAPRIPSGTSSELVDLLNGLLKRNAKDRMDFETFFNHPFIRMGDPARQKPVAPTPPVVQASSPPATAPKTVGRGGAFAHPAEPSPSPPTANLPPSPEDLRMSVEQRSGGGPDLPAATVPRPTPVPRASSAQQQEEAEDFVMVPAQLPNEPEASRIPQGWSGRVMTKPSGGMMYQKNPPQYSPLTPQLASSPRPSHLPVQGGSSGSTHSSSSSESCRSAEPVPVPSQRATFHQMTSSGSSDQIHQPESPRHPQGASPSRPSPPPRSQPINMRRVSDNKAPDLSSISPPAVQFTIGEPPVGGRRRSTSGSSYSTTPPTTVTGNTPCGRLTPTNSPLRQSGRRTPPFMPPQLFSAPPMLPPILGSPTKLGLGGQDNPAGDICGNTTNLPLAHRAITLPEMTSVSRDLTMGGAQDMSVESSTLHRSRTESHLLEWQHAQHATSPPHGGRQLMQFGQSAPHSFLFQGGCHTEGHDTVAFYAPPLHQETLMEREHNETLAKLNFVLALVDCILELARSRSAPITALTHNTTMRESVSAGSPKESESSPMATPPPEWQRRAEQLVLYMRALQLLNSALTLAKHEKSTSRLQPSNAVKNVVGVLNERFRQALSVCKELSSSGTVAAVESRTSTITADKLIYNYAIEMCQSAALDELFGKPEECFRRYQTAQILLHALAQQVAHDSDRSLLTRYKQAVERRLFLLHEQGIVHAYNTNEA; encoded by the exons TACTGCAATGGCGGGGATCTTGCCGACTACCTCCAGG cTAAGGGAACCCTCAGTGAGGACACCATCAGGTTCTTCCTTCGACAAATGG CTGAGTCCATGAGAGCACTTTATGGGAAGGGCATAGTGCACCGAGACCTCAAGCCTCAAAACATCCTCCTTGCCCACGCCGGGAAGCCcaatcctcctccacacctcaTCACTCTCAAGATCG cggaCTTTGGGTTCGCTAGATTCCTTCAAGATGGAGTGATGGCAGCTACGTTATGCGGCTCTCCGATGTATATGGCGCCTGAAGTGATCATGTCTATTCAGTACGACGCCAAGGCTGACTTGTGGTCGTTAGGCACCATAGTATTTCAGTGTCTCGTTGGCAAGGCGCCCTTCCACGCCCAAACGCCACAGGCACTCAAGCAGTTTTACGAGAAGAATGCCAACCTCGCTCCCAG GATACCCTCTGGAACATCCTCTGAGCTAGTGGATCTTCTCAATGGACTGCTGAAGAGAAATGCCAAGGATAGAATGGACTTTGAGACTTTTTTCAACCATCCATTCATCCGCATGGGTGATCCTGCACGCCAGAAACCTGTTGCCCCCACTCCACCAGTAGTTCAAGCCTCCTCCCCACCTGCCACTGCTCCCAAAACTGTGGGACGGGGTGGAGCCTTTGCCCACCCAGCTGAGCCTTCCCCTAGTCCTCCCACTG CtaaccttcctccttcacctgagGACCTGAGAATGAGTGTGGAGCagcgcagtggtggtggtccaGACCTTCCTGCAGCCACTGTCCCCCGGCCCACCCCTGTGCCCAGGGCTTCCAGTGCCCAGCAACAAGAGGAGGCTGAAGATTTTGTTATGGTGCCAGCACAGCTTCCTAATGAACCAGAAGCCTCCAGGATTCCTCAAGG ATGGAGTGGTCGTGTCATGACAAAGCCAAGCGGAGGAATGATGTACCAGAAGAATCCTCCTCAGTATAGCCCCCTCACACCTCAGTTGGCCTCCTCCCCTCGCCCATCACACTTACCTGTTCAag gtggcagcagtggcagtacacactccagtagtagcagtgagtcATGTCGGTCTGCAGAGCCAGTACCAGTGCCTTCCCAGCGCGCCACCTTCCACCAGATGACTTCTTCGGGATCTTCTGACCAAATCCATCAGCCAGAGTCCCCGAGACATCCACAGGGAGCCTCACCCAGTCGACCTTCCCCTCCACCACGCTCCCAACCCATCAACATGAGACGGGTGTCTGACAACAAAGCTCCAGATCTCTCATCCATATCCCCTCCTGCA GTCCAGTTCACCATTGGAGAGCCACCAGTGGGAGGCCGACGACGGTCCACTTCTGGGAGCTCCTACTCCACCACTCCTCCCACTACAGTAACTG GCAACACCCCATGCGGCCGTCTCACCCCCACCAACTCCCCCCTCCGTCAGTCTGGTCGCCGCACTCCCCCATTCATGCCTCCCCAGCTATTCTCTGCCCCTCCCATGCTCCCCCCTATCCTGGGCTCTCCTACTAAGCTAGGGTTGGGAGGTCAGGACAACCCTGCTGGAGACATCTGTGGTAATACCACCAACCTGCCTCTGGCCCACCGTGCCATCACCCTCCCTGAGATGACCTCCGTCTCCCGTGACCTCACTATGG GAGGTGCACAGGACATGAGTGTGGAAAGCAGCACCTTGCACCGATCCCGAACAGAGTCACATCTGCTGGAATGGCAGCATGCACAACATGCAACCAGTCCCCCTCATGGTGGCAGACAACTGATGCAGTTTGGCCAGTCTGCAccacattccttcctctttcaggGTGGCTGCCACACAGAAGGCCATGACACAGTTGCCTTCTATGCACCCCCCCTCCATCAGGAAACTTTAATGGAG AGAGAACACAACGAAACCTTGGCCAAGCTGAACTTTGTGCTAGCACTGGTGGACTGCATCTTGGAACTGGCCCGTTCTCGCTCAGCTCCAATCACAGCCCTAACTCATAACACTACCATGAGGGAATCAGTGTCTGCAG GTTCTCCCAAGGAGTCTGAGAGTTCTCCAATGGCAACTCCTCCACCTGAATGGCAGAGAAGAGCAGAGCAATTAGTGTTGTATATGAGGGCTCTTCAACTGCTCAATTCAGCCCTCACCCTTGCCAAGCATGAGAAATCAACGAGTAGACTTCAACCTTCCAATGCAGTAAAGAATG TGGTTGGTGTGCTGAATGAGCGGTTCCGGCAGGCATTGAGTGTATGTAAGGAGCTTAGTAGTTCTGGAACAGTTGCAGCAGTTGAATCAAGAACTTCCACTATCACAGCTGACAAATTGATATATAACTACGCAATTGAAATG TGCCAGAGTGCAGCTCTTGATGAGCTGTTTGGTAAGCCTGAGGAGTGCTTTAGAAGATACCAAACAGCCCAAATCCTCCTTCATGCCCTGGCCCAGCAGGTGGCCCACGACTCTGATAGATCCTTGTTGACACGTTACAAGCAGGCCGTAGAGAGgcgacttttcctcctccatgagCAGGGAATTGTTCATGCATACAACACCAACGAGGCGTAA